The Chryseobacterium sp. JV274 sequence ACAGTATTCCGGCTCAATTTAAAATATCTTGCCAATTCAGAGTTACTCAATTTATTGTTTTTCTGATAATCAAGGATTTCAAGAATCGCCGATTGATCATAAGAACGATGTCTTTGATTATCAAACTGGGTCTTCTTATCAGCTTTAGGAAAAATAATATCATTGATGGTAATAACATCTTTTACCGAAAATCTACTTTTGGATAATATGGATTCACATTGTTCTTTTTTGGTGGGATGCTGCAATCGTAAGATATCTTCGTATATTCTTTTATAATCAGGTGATTCACTTTTTTGCATAAATTCTTTATATGTTTTAATCAAATAATACCCCAAAAGGGGGCCGAAGCGTGGCTGATCTCCGGCCAATAATAACTAAACTCTTAGCCACAAAGAATAATTTATCTTTGAAAAGTTCACTTACAACAATTTATCTTTTCTTTGAATACAAATTTGATTAATCCTCATTGTTTTTCCAAAAAAACACCTATCACATAGGTGTTACAATACATTGAAATACTAAATTATAAATAGTAAAATAGCGATGTGATATAATAAGCTTCTATTTATTTTTTTTCATCCACAGATAAATATCCTCATCCGATGGAATCCCTAATCTTTTACGCAAACGGTTTTTTCTGGTCTGTACAGATTGGGGCTGAACAAAAGTATAGGCAGCGATATCCTTGGTAGAAAAATTAAGAAATAACAGAGCACAAAATTTTAATTCTGTACTTTGCAGTTCTGGTTCTATTTTCAATAACTTTGATATAAACTCAGGATATACTTCCTGAAATCGGGCAAGAAATTCCGGGTCATTATTTTTAGCCAACTGGGAGACTTCCTCAAATGCAAAATTCAATTTTTGATTAAGTTCCTGAGTTTCCTTTTCTTTTATATTTAGCACTCTATTTTTCTTTTTCATCCTGTTATGTACAAAAAAGATGATAATAATTGCACCCACAAATCCTATAAGTATAACGTATAATAAAATGTGGGTTCGGTGCTCCAAAGGCTTCTTTTTTTCTTCTACAAGAAGACCTACTGTATCTTCCAGATTCTCTTCATCTATCCTCTTTAAGCTATCATTAAGACTATTATATTTGAGCTCATATCTCTTTCCATTATCTATCTGACCGGTTTTTTCGTATGACTTGGCTATTAAATGGTATAACTCTGATAATTTTTTTAAATTCTTTGCTTTTGTGGCAAGCTTTATTGCTTTTTCATAATCTACAATTGCGGAATCATATTGCTTTCTCACGTCATGAATTTGTCCAAAAAGCTTCAATGTTGCAAAATCATTATTCCCCCAATCAACAGGCACAGACCGAGCTAAATTCATATAAAACTCTGCAGAATCAATTTTATTTTCATTCAGCTTTGCTTCAGATAAAAGCAGCAATGCTGCTTTTAAGCTTGTATTCATTCCGACGTCCATTTTTTTTGATTTCTTCAATTCATCAACAATCTTCTTTCCATAGTACGTAACAGAGTCATACTTTTTTTTCTCAAGATAATTTTTCCCAACCTGAACCAGAATCATTCCTTTTATGGCATGTCTGGTAGAATCATTTTTTAAATCATTTGCCATCAACAAATTCTTTCTTAATTTTTTTAGTGCTTCATCATACATTTTAATTCCTCTGTAATTAATACTGTATAATATATTCATGGAAATTTCCTGATCTTCAGCATCCGAATTTTTAAATTCAGGTTCCATCATCTTTAAGAAGTAATTGCTTTTATTATACTTGTGCTGCATAGAAAAAGCAAGCGCTAAATTATAATAGGCAGACAATTTACCTTCTGCATAATTAATATGCTTAGCGTCATCCAGTATCGAAAGATTCAATGTAACCATTTCATCTGTCTGCCCTTCAATAAGAAGTGCATTAGATTTCTCCAGTCTCTTTTCAATAGTTCTTGTGGTAATTTTAGACTGTGCAAAAAGCAAAAATGGAAAAAACAAAAAGATAAATTTCATCATATAGTAAGCACGTGTAACAATTTATATACATAACAAATATAACAGTAAAATCAAATCAAATTAAAACCAAACAAATGATTTAATTATTAAAAAATCAATAATAATAAGAAAATACAATATCCAATTAATCATTATACGAGAACTACTGCTATTTCAGGAGCAATTATAAAATATTTAAAGAAAAAAGGAATCAATATGGACATGACATAGGTATGACACAGATATGACATAAGAATTATTACTGTTTCTAGCTTATTTTTCAGGAATATAATTTTATCGTCACAAAAACCATCATAACATTATTAAAATTTCAAACATAATTACGAAGACAATAAATTATTGTACAAAGTAAGCATTTACCCCACCATCCATATTTCAATAATCATTCAAGAGCCTTTTACTTAAAACCAAAATTAAACACACATTTTACATACGATGAGAGAGCGGATCATAAAACATAAAATAATACATGATCAAAAATATCATCTGATTATCAGAAATTTAACATCATGTCATAGCTATGTCATAGATAAAATTTTGCACCACATTAAGT is a genomic window containing:
- a CDS encoding transposase, translating into MQKSESPDYKRIYEDILRLQHPTKKEQCESILSKSRFSVKDVITINDIIFPKADKKTQFDNQRHRSYDQSAILEILDYQKNNKLSNSELARYFKLSRNTVAKWKKHFLV
- a CDS encoding helix-turn-helix transcriptional regulator, with translation MMKFIFLFFPFLLFAQSKITTRTIEKRLEKSNALLIEGQTDEMVTLNLSILDDAKHINYAEGKLSAYYNLALAFSMQHKYNKSNYFLKMMEPEFKNSDAEDQEISMNILYSINYRGIKMYDEALKKLRKNLLMANDLKNDSTRHAIKGMILVQVGKNYLEKKKYDSVTYYGKKIVDELKKSKKMDVGMNTSLKAALLLLSEAKLNENKIDSAEFYMNLARSVPVDWGNNDFATLKLFGQIHDVRKQYDSAIVDYEKAIKLATKAKNLKKLSELYHLIAKSYEKTGQIDNGKRYELKYNSLNDSLKRIDEENLEDTVGLLVEEKKKPLEHRTHILLYVILIGFVGAIIIIFFVHNRMKKKNRVLNIKEKETQELNQKLNFAFEEVSQLAKNNDPEFLARFQEVYPEFISKLLKIEPELQSTELKFCALLFLNFSTKDIAAYTFVQPQSVQTRKNRLRKRLGIPSDEDIYLWMKKNK